One region of Cryptosporidium parvum Iowa II chromosome 4, whole genome shotgun sequence genomic DNA includes:
- a CDS encoding 10 transmembrane domain protein, possible translocator, with the protein MISSDSKINNSSEEKSLKAEAKLKNPSFEIESDLNRDLEQGILGNKCDNLVNIGKDGKESVNPKKNKIFSRIRLSNNNNIFLTLYTIVGYFFTSIAIIYYNHWLFDKVAPFPVFATWVQQIVGVFCFGILSLSRRTPNMSKMNKDSSENSGDSTNPRKENETRKVNATSTNCTSNENISAKELEAGSNRSIPIEISFQENSLIEETQLKDSSVANSSQNIRIEENTVNEKAKQKRTNIKFSAEMKKLLKILPMSICFVGLVAFGNICLKYVQVSTYQLARSGSLIFTVIVSYFMLGQKQTWQSILACIVVCAGFLIGSLDRSTLSAMGIVTGLASSFCQVFYNVFMKKCMNYFNGDAIQLMKYNQCISTILLIPCIFLARELELIMGSAAFNTNSPEFFRLWTLLILCGLLSMLLNYFTFLVVGYTSPVTFNVLGMFKSCAQTAGGFIIFHDHASVHTITGICLTLAGSVWYGFAKSLNCNSGGKSSSQSEVSSENGIVISKPEFEQKVSILTKELSEVEELCYSSDVIHNKKYNYEIFGDLIDHTNTFSGAELTMISQEIKECVCQSEKEGSEIEIKCECKNDQREICSNKNRNNGSDEKITGSVSLNSCISNGRQESQYTGNTLTTKSSEQKDLENLFEKFSNISRESSTDLKSSMSKISVSMPASVYASPVVESRQISADEIPNNRTVEASNDNISLDVSIIVESEREAAGNDIQGLSGPHFEGSDTEESTIT; encoded by the coding sequence atgatttcaAGCGACTCaaagattaataattcatctGAAGAAAAGAGTCTTAAAGCGGAAGCAAAACTTAAAAATCCTTCATTCGAGATAGAAAGCGACTTAAATAGAGATTTGGAACAAGGAATACTTGGCAATAAATGCGATAACTTAgttaatattggaaaagaTGGCAAGGAAAGTGTTAATCCAAAGAagaacaaaatatttagcAGAATTAGGCTCTCTAACAACAATAACATATTTTTAACATTATATACGATAGTTGGGTATTTTTTTACATCAATTGCAATTATTTACTATAATCATTGGCTCTTTGATAAAGTTGCGCCCTTTCCTGTATTTGCAACATGGGTTCAACAGATTGTAGGAGTATTTTGCTTTGGAATTTTATCACTTTCTAGAAGAACTCCAAACATGTCAAAAATGAATAAGGATTCTTCTGAAAATTCCGGAGATAGTACAAACCCAaggaaagaaaatgaaacaAGAAAGGTAAATGCAACAAGTACAAATTGTACGTCCAACGAAAATATTTCAGCTAAAGAACTGGAAGCAGGTTCTAATAGAAGTATTCCCATTGAAATTTCGTTCCaagaaaattctttaatagaaGAAACTCAACTGAAAGATAGCTCTGTAGCAAACTCTTCACAGAACATTagaattgaagaaaatacaGTTAATGAAAAGGCGAAACAGAAAAGAACTAACATTAAGTTCAGTGCTGAAATGAAGAAGTTACTAAAAATATTACCTATGTCAATTTGCTTTGTCGGGCTCGTTGcatttggaaatatttgtttaaaatATGTACAGGTTTCAACTTATCAACTCGCAAGATCGGGGTCTTTGATCTTCACTGTTATTGTATCATATTTTATGCTCGGGCAAAAACAAACTTGGCAATCTATTCTTGCATGCATAGTCGTTTGTGCAGGTTTTCTGATAGGCTCTCTAGACAGGTCTACTCTTTCAGCTATGGGAATTGTTACAGGATTAGCATCATCATTCTGCCAAGTATTTTATAATGTATTTATGAAAAAATGtatgaattatttcaatGGAGATGCAATACAACTAATGAAATATAACCAATGTATTTCTACCATTCTGTTAATACCATGCATATTCCTTGCCCGTGAATTAGAATTGATAATGGGTTCGGCTGcttttaatacaaattcaCCTGAGTTCTTTAGACTTTGGACTTTGTTGATATTGTGCGGATTACTTTCAATGCTTCTGAATTACTTTACATTTTTGGTCGTAGGGTATACCTCCCCAGTTACATTTAATGTGTTAGGCATGTTCAAGAGTTGCGCCCAAACAGCAGGTGGATTCATAATATTCCATGACCATGCAAGTGTTCACACTATTACTGGTATTTGTTTAACTCTTGCAGGATCGGTATGGTATGGTTTTGCAAAGTCTCTGAATTGCAATTCCGGAGGTAAATCAAGCTCTCAATCTGAAGTAAGCTCTGAAAATGGCATAGTTATTTCCAAGCCAGAATTTGAACAAAAGGTATCAATTCTTACAAAAGAGTTATCAGAGGTCGAGGAACTTTGCTATAGTTCAGATGTTAttcataataaaaaatataattatgaAATTTTTGGAGATCTAATAGATCATACTAATACTTTCTCTGGAGCAGAATTGACAATGATTTCTCAAGAAATCAAAGAATGTGTATGCCAGTCAGAAAAAGAGGGCTCAGAGATAGAGATTAAATGTGAATGTAAAAACGATCAAAGAGAAATTTGttccaataaaaatagaaataatggTTCAGATGAGAAGATTACTGGATCTGTTTCCTTAAACAGTTGTATTTCAAATGGAAGGCAAGAAAGCCAATATACTGGTAATACATTAACGACAAAATCTTCAGAGCAAAAAGATTTAGAAAATTTGTTTGAAAAATTCTCCAACATTTCGAGAGAAAGCTCCACTGATTTAAAGAGCAGTATGTCTAAAATTTCGGTTTCAATGCCTGCTAGTGTATATGCCTCACCCGTAGTTGAGAGCAGACAAATTTCAGCTGATGAAATCCCAAATAACAGAACAGTTGAAGCATCGAATGATAACATATCTCTGGACGTTAGCATAATTGTTGAATCTGAAAGAGAAGCTGCAGGTAATGATATCCAGGGGCTTTCTGGACCACATTTTGAGGGAAGTGATACGGAAGAATCAACAATaacttaa
- a CDS encoding ALG6-like dolichyl pyrophosphate Man9GlcNAc2 alpha-1,3-glucosyltransferase → VLTMLKVILAVLIGILLRMLIGYSEYSGQSDPPMFGDFEAQRHWIEITTNLPVNMWYIDNKHNNLSYWPLDYPPLTAYHSMLCGKVAHFLGFSKFFELDKSKGIESETLKWFMRGTVLVSDILIFFSAFVFYWSVSNPIRDKSESNKYLLVTLVSAPYIFVDHSHFQYNCVAIGLVVWSVNFLYCGYHALSIFSIVCAVFFKQTMLYFIPAFAFIYISIIINTKGFVVKVKRVIYFGLTGILSTLSILYPFIFDNIKNPLNYKDIFYTTRFGSLLAKYKMNFLIPIIKRVIPIWRGAWENHVASFWFANIFIVNLKKWAMKSEDNLNTALQICTTCTLLGFLPACLNLLNNPSRKKFEIALLASSLSFFLFSWQVHEKSIILPLTPALLLMDTFPLISLSFIIVSSFSLVTLSILDKTTSYLMIFGLFSIIISFYVLHGKIERSNGIVGLMYDNMPIILSILFSLMLACQYLVPPPIRYPWLHEFLNALVCAWTLFSLLIICTLKGISSGGKNEQKKGSQINDINLIYNDKN, encoded by the coding sequence GTTTTGACAATGTTAAAGGTAATTTTGGCAGTATTAATAGGAATCCTTCTAAGGATGCTTATTGGATATTCTGAATATTCTGGCCAATCAGACCCACCAATGTTTGGAGACTTTGAGGCACAACGACACTGGATTGAAATTACTACAAATTTGCCAGTTAATATGTGGTACATTGATAATAAACACAATAATTTGAGTTATTGGCCATTGGATTATCCACCATTAACTGCATATCACAGTATGCTGTGTGGCAAGGTTGCGCATTTTTTAGGATTTAgcaaattttttgaattggACAAATCAAAGGGAATAGAGAGTGAGACTCTAAAATGGTTTATGAGAGGTACCGTTTTGGTTAGCGATATTctgattttcttttctgCTTTTGTATTTTATTGGAGTGTTTCCAATCCTATTAGAGATAAGAGTGaatcaaacaaatatttgttgGTGACTCTTGTATCAGCACCTTATATTTTCGTGGACCATTCTCATTTCCAATATAATTGTGTTGCAATCGGTTTGGTAGTTTGGTCGGTAAATTTCCTTTATTGCGGCTACCACgctttatcaatattttccatAGTTTGTGCAGTATTCTTTAAACAAACCATGCTTTACTTTATACCTGCGTTTGCattcatttatatttcaataataattaatactAAAGGATTCGTAGTGAAAGTCAAACGAGTAATTTATTTCGGGTTAACAGGAATACTTTCAACGCTGTCAATTTTGTATCCgtttatttttgataatataaaGAATCCATTAAACTATAAAGATATCTTTTATACTACAAGATTTGGTAGTTTACTAGCCAAatataaaatgaattttcttattccaataataaaaagagtTATACCTATATGGAGAGGTGCTTGGGAAAATCATGTCGCATCTTTTTGGTTtgcaaatatatttattgttaACTTAAAGAAATGGGCAATGAAAAGTGAAGATAACTTAAATACTGCGCTTCAAATCTGTACAACTTGTACTTTATTGGGGTTCTTGCCAGCATgcttaaatttattaaataatccttcaagaaaaaaattcgAGATTGCTTTGCTTGCATCCTctctttcattttttttattttcttggCAGGTACATgaaaaaagtattattttaCCACTTACGCCAGCATTACTATTAATGGATACTTTCCCATTGATATCGCTAAGCTTCATTATagtttcatcattttcGCTTGTAACACTATCAATCTTGGATAAAACAACTTCATATCTAATGATTTTTGGATTATTCTCAATTATCATTTCATTTTATGTTTTGCATGGTAAAATTGAAAGATCCAATGGAATTGTTGGGTTAATGTATGATAATATGCCGATAATTCTGTCAATATTGTTTTCACTTATGCTTGCTTGCCAGTATTTAGTTCCCCCACCTATAAGATACCCATGGTTACACGAATTTTTAAATGCACTGGTCTGCGCATGGACTCTATTTTCTCTACTTATTATATGCACATTGAAGGGAATTTCTTCTGGAGGAAAAAACGAACAAAAAAAAGGGTCtcaaattaatgatattaacCTAATTTATAATGATAAGAATTAA
- a CDS encoding eIF6, translation initiation factor 6, which produces MALRVAYESSSEIGVFANLTNRYCLLAHGSSAAFTSVFEAELMDHIPIINTLIGGTRLVGRCTVGNRNGLLVSNMATDQELQHLRNSLPDNVKVQRIEERLSALGNCIACNDYVALIHTDMDKESEEIIQDVLGVEVFRTTIAGHVLVGSYAKFTNQGGIVHTLASEDEMNELSALLQIPITSGTVNRGSDVVSAGCVVNDWAGFVGMETTAAEMAVIERIFKLGTYSNVNNQEEMREKDIKLKSSIIDTLA; this is translated from the coding sequence ATGGCGTTAAGAGTTGCATATGAAAGTTCTTCCGAAATCGGAGTTTTTGCGAACCTTACTAATAGATATTGTTTACTAGCTCATGGCTCCTCTGCAGCATTTACATCTGTCTTTGAAGCAGAATTGATGGACCATATCcctattattaatacctTAATAGGAGGTACAAGGCTAGTAGGAAGATGCACAGTTGGGAATCGCAATGGCCTTTTGGTTTCAAATATGGCAACTGATCAAGAGCTTCAACACCTGAGGAATAGTTTACCAGATAATGTAAAAGTTCAAAGAATAGAGGAGCGTCTAAGTGCTTTGGGCAACTGTATTGCATGCAACGACTACGTTGCTCTTATTCATACAGATATGGATAAAGAGTCCGAGGAGATAATTCAGGATGTGCTTGGAGTTGAAGTATTTAGGACTACAATAGCTGGGCATGTGTTGGTAGGGAGTTACGCAAAGTTCACAAATCAAGGTGGAATTGTGCATACATTAGCATCTGAAGATGAAATGAATGAATTGTCGGCATTACTCCAAATCCCAATTACCTCAGGTACAGTTAATAGAGGAAGCGATGTTGTTAGTGCAGGTTGTGTAGTAAATGACTGGGCGGGTTTCGTTGGCATGGAAACTACTGCTGCGGAAATGGCAGtaattgaaagaattttCAAACTCGGAACCTATAGTAATGTGAATAACCAAGAAGAAATGCGTGAGAAAGATATTAAACttaaatcttcaataatAGATACGCTTGCATAA
- a CDS encoding WD repeat protein has translation KTSGVVKLRRYTGRKALLISCNWKWNGILYMEHKYGDLNSSSRVYELTGINGECLGTCFTSDGRSILVCGNDPQILLFQNYESSKHGISMQGHTKAVLEVSMNKQHGLQFSSCSADKTVRYWDIETLKCISKFKGHTKIVNSCKCSNTLIISGSDDGQVRAWDTRIKQNKACVYKYDNKYPITAVSCEGELFRVFAGGIDNSIYMIDMRISTAFTLSTLNDTITGLDVSPDNSFLVSNSMDNQVVIWDIRPHSDLQDRKMGTLVGAKHNFEANLHRVRWNFDGDLLAAASSDTIIYIWSFKHKKLINKLVGHKGATLDISFHPSLPIIASAGSDGRVIVGEFI, from the coding sequence AAGACAAGTGGAGTTGTAAAGCTAAGGCGTTATACAGGCCGTAAAGCTCTTTTAATAAGTTGTAACTGGAAGTGGAACGGCATTTTATATATGGAACACAAATATGGCGATTTAAATAGTTCTTCGAGAGTGTACGAGCTTACAGGAATTAATGGAGAATGTTTAGGTACATGCTTTACAAGTGATGGAAGGTCTATTTTGGTTTGCGGAAATGACCCACAGATTCTCCTCTTTCAAAACTATGAAAGTAGTAAACATGGAATATCTATGCAAGGGCATACTAAGGCTGTTCTAGAAGTTTCCATGAATAAACAGCATGGCCTTCAGTTTTCCTCTTGTTCTGCAGACAAAACAGTACGCTACTGGGATATTGAGACATTAAAATGTATCTCAAAGTTCAAAGGGCACACAAAGATAGTAAATTCGTGTAAATGTAGCAATACCTTGATTATTTCAGGGTCTGATGATGGGCAAGTGCGTGCATGGGATACTAgaataaaacaaaataaagcGTGCGTTTATAaatatgataataaatatccGATAACAGCAGTGTCATGTGAGGGAGAATTGTTTCGAGTTTTTGCAGGAGGAATTGACAATAGCATCTATATGATCGATATGAGAATATCTACCGCTTTCACCCTTTCTACGCTTAACGATACAATTACGGGGTTGGATGTTAGCCCCGACAATTCTTTTCTAGTGTCAAACTCTATGGACAACCAAGTAGTCATATGGGATATTCGACCTCATTCAGATTTACAAGACAGGAAAATGGGAACTCTGGTTGGTGCAAAGCATAATTTTGAGGCAAATTTGCATAGGGTAAGATGGAATTTTGATGGGGATCTATTGGCTGCAGCTTCTTCAGATACAATCATATATATTTGGTCGTTTAAACacaagaaattaattaataagttGGTTGGTCACAAAGGAGCTACTTTAGATATTAGCTTCCATCCTAGCCTTCCCATTATTGCCTCGGCTGGTTCCGATGGCCGTGTGATTGTTGGAGAATTTATTTAG
- a CDS encoding cullin-like protein of probable plant origin → MSESLNRECTDSDKNIGFEEGWAQIKREAIEPLETYLLNRTQINDTVKNLFTAKDYSKIYTLIYNMCTQNPRNWSRQLFTKYSETIENFLKENVISKLKNSTGSGLLFEFRLSWSNHLIYTHWMERFFGYLNKYHIKIAGEGSLMLKGITIFYETIYLEFKESISLSFSNSIQEYRLGTKDIDSELMKGVVNVCLEMSEKSKIPEIYENEIENIVINRLNSYYGSLAPKWVRNDKLLEYLSRVDGIVNFENKLCELCLFNSTRKKIQKSLTQILLADEMKAILSNSSSIKKMFLDNEFEQLKLLFRHFSTIHHGMHALNTQFKHYLTECGQLVINKFSESIHFAEDIEIDNEETFDQIQSTHNLAENWPWMLGKSIIVPFMNMKYETLFVQTIISLFDHSIYLLENCFDNDTAVQKTIRESFEVIVNLEVGCQNQAKLVCFYCDLLLKNSYSEIGNDFNAFLSNNQFAVLAGKLVEIFSYIHFQDYFLQIYKFLLAKRLLQYHLSLEKNELYIISLLKSKCGAGFTSKLEGMITDIRMTRNLNNKFKEYLRDIKKGEIENKEFEIKDNKISDLGLQIVKALIPTKVDFAVNILTSSNWPTLDSSNINLPTNLKNCISDFETFYSLETSHRKLTWIYWYGECVLDYKLPTPNGTFKFFEIHCNTYQACILLQFNDFISLSLLELQSLLNTEKSIILKHIKPLYSDVGILKFVNNTQISPDNPVFEVNFEFVSTDVISPIIIKLPHQTETTRKNRTEYDKSHAIEAAIVKIMKIKGQMTRSDIIAHVSSQLCEYKPSEIMIIDKIKYLIEREYLENDQDDPEKLLYLA, encoded by the coding sequence atgtCGGAATCACTCAATAGAGAATGCACAGATTCGGATAAAAACATTGGGTTTGAGGAGGGATGGGCCCAAATTAAAAGAGAAGCTATCGAGCCTTTGGAAACATATTTGCTAAATAGGACCCAGATTAATGATACAGTAAAGAACTTATTTACTGCCAAagattattcaaaaatctatactttaatttataatatgtGCACCCAAAATCCTAGAAATTGGAGTAGGCAGTTATTTACCAAATATTCTGAAACTATTgagaattttttgaaagaaaacGTTATTAgtaaattgaaaaattctACAGGATCTGGGCTACTGTTTGAATTCCGGCTTTCATGGAGTAACCACTTAATTTATACGCACTGGATGGAACGCTTTTTTGGTTACTTGAACAAATATCACATTAAGATTGCAGGAGAAGGAAGTCTAATGCTAAAAGGAATCACTATATTTTATGAAACTATATATTTGGAATTCAAAGAGAGTATTTCACTTTCATTCAGTAATTCTATTCAGGAGTACAGGCTTGGAACCAAAGATATTGACAGTGAACTTATGAAAGGAGTTGTGAATGTGTGTTTGGAAATGAGCGAGAAGAGCAAAATCCCAGAAATATACGAAAATGAGATAGAAAATATCGTTATTAATCGCTTAAACTCTTACTATGGGAGTCTTGCACCCAAATGGGTTAGGAATGacaaattattagaatacTTATCTCGCGTGGATGGCATTGTTAATTTTGAGAATAAGCTATGCGAATTGtgtttatttaattctacgaggaaaaaaatacaaaaatcaTTAACTCAAATATTACTTGCAGATGAAATGAAAGCGattctttcaaattctaGCTCTATTAAGAAGATGTTTTTAGACAATGAATTCGAGCAActaaaattattgtttaGACACTTTTCTACAATTCATCATGGAATGCATGCATTAAATACTCAATTTAAGCACTACCTAACTGAGTGTGGCCAATTggtaattaataaattctcgGAGTCAATTCATTTTGCTGAAGATATTGAGAttgataatgaagaaactTTTGACCAAATCCAATCTACGCATAATTTAGCCGAAAATTGGCCTTGGATGCTTGgaaaatcaattattgTTCCTTTTATGAATATGAAATACGAAACCTTATTCGTGCAAACGattatttctctttttgaTCATTCAATATACTTATTGGAAAACTGTTTTGATAATGATACTGCAGTTCAAAAGACAATTCGTGAGTCTTTTGAAGTAATTGTTAATTTAGAAGTTGGTTGCCAAAACCAGGCAAAACTTGTTTGTTTTTATTGCGacttattattaaaaaacaGCTACTCTGAGATTGGGAACGATTTCAACGCTTTCCTGTCTAACAATCAATTTGCTGTATTAGCTGGAAAACTTGTGGAAATTTTTTCCTACATCCACTTTCAAGATtactttcttcaaatttacAAGTTTCTACTTGCAAAAAGGCTTCTTCAATATCACTTATCcttagaaaaaaatgagctGTATATTATATCTTTACTTAAAAGCAAATGTGGAGCTGGGTTCACATCCAAGTTAGAAGGGATGATTACGGATATTCGAATGACTcgaaatttgaataataaattcaaagagTACTTAAGAGACATTAAAAAAGgtgaaatagaaaataaagagtttgaaataaaagaCAACAAAATATCTGATTTGGGTTTACAAATTGTTAAGGCTCTAATTCCTACGAAAGTTGACTTTGCCGTTAATATTTTGACAAGTTCGAATTGGCCTACATTAGACTCCTCAAACATAAACCTGCCAACTAACCTAAAAAACTGTATAAGCGATTTTGAAACATTTTATTCCTTAGAAACTAGCCACAGAAAGCTCACTTGGATATATTGGTATGGGGAATGTGTTTTAGACTACAAGCTGCCAACGCCAAATGGAacatttaaattctttgaaatacATTGTAATACGTACCAAGCATGTATTCTGCTACAATTCAATGATTTTATCAGCTTATCTTTACTTGAGCTTCAAAGCTTACTAAATACAGAAAAGTCCATCATATTAAAACATATAAAACCTTTATATTCTGACGTAggaattttgaaatttgtcAATAACACCCAAATTTCCCCAGACAATCCAGTATTTGAAGTGAATTTTGAGTTTGTTTCAACCGATGTCATATCtccaataattattaaattaccACATCAAACAGAAACAACTCGAAAGAATCGTACTGAATACGACAAAAGCCATGCCATAGAAGCAGCAATTGTTaaaattatgaaaattAAAGGACAAATGACAAGAAGCGATATCATTGCCCATGTCTCATCCCAACTATGCGAATATAAACCCTCtgaaataatgataatcgacaaaattaaatatttaatagaaagagagtatcttgaaaatgatcaaGACGACCCGGAAAAGCTCTTATACTTAGCATAG
- a CDS encoding 40S ribosomal protein S3A, which translates to MAIGKNKRISKGRKGGRKKIIDPLSRKEFYDLRAPSTFKVRNFGTTIASKNQGTKLAVDALRHRVYEVSLADLNNDEDQAFRKIKLQCEDIQGRTCLTEFHGMDMTRDKLCSLIRKYQTLIEAHCNVKTSDGYVLRLFCIAFTRRMADQVKSTCYAQTSQIRQIRKKMVEIITAEAEGTTLRDLVKKFIPESIGKEIEKACRHIFPLQHVFIRKVKVLSKPSFDVSRLMESHVGADGVEEKGTKVVSESNQATNLLTAEMKA; encoded by the coding sequence ATGGCAATTGGTAAGAATAAGCGAATTTCTAAGGGTAGAAAGGGAGGACGtaagaaaattattgatcCTTTGTCACGTAAGGAGTTTTACGACTTACGTGCCCCAAGTACCTTTAAAGTACGTAACTTCGGTACCACTATTGCTTCCAAAAATCAAGGTACAAAGTTAGCAGTTGATGCTCTTAGACACAGAGTATATGAAGTGAGCTTGGCTGACTTAAACAACGATGAGGATCAGGCATTCAGAAAGATTAAGTTGCAATGCGAGGATATTCAAGGAAGAACTTGCCTTACTGAATTCCATGGAATGGATATGACTAGGGACAAGCTCTGCTCCTTAATTAGAAAGTACCAGACACTTATTGAAGCTCACTGCAACGTTAAAACTTCTGATGGTTATGTATTGAGATTGTTCTGTATCGCATTCACAAGAAGAATGGCGGACCAAGTAAAATCGACTTGCTATGCCCAGACTTCTCAAATTAGACAAATTAGAAAGAAGATGGTGGAGATTATCACAGCAGAGGCAGAAGGTACAACTCTACGTGATTTGGTAAAGAAATTCATCCCAGAGTCAATAGGTAAGGAGATTGAAAAGGCATGTAGGCACATTTTCCCATTACAACATGTATTTATTCGTAAGGTTAAGGTATTATCAAAGCCATCGTTTGATGTGTCTCGTCTTATGGAAAGCCATGTTGGTGCTGATGGTGTTGAAGAAAAAGGTACTAAGGTTGTTTCCGAATCAAACCAAGCAACCAATTTATTGACTGCTGAGATGAAGGCATAA